A stretch of the Pseudomonadota bacterium genome encodes the following:
- a CDS encoding RidA family protein — MKPLIPNFLMRFLALAALWAATALADTPVKYPNTQYPDFPFSEAVAHGGVLYLSGEIGTGADGKLVAGGIQGEAKQTMDNIRDKLERHDLTMDDVIKCTVFLADIDEWGDFNQVYARYFDKGRFPARSALAASGLALNARVEVECLAAMQDN; from the coding sequence ATGAAACCACTCATCCCAAACTTCTTGATGCGATTCCTGGCTCTGGCCGCGCTCTGGGCGGCAACGGCGCTGGCGGACACTCCGGTCAAGTACCCCAACACCCAATATCCCGATTTTCCGTTCTCTGAAGCGGTCGCCCACGGCGGCGTGCTGTATCTTTCCGGGGAAATCGGCACGGGCGCCGATGGCAAGCTTGTCGCCGGTGGTATCCAGGGCGAGGCCAAACAAACGATGGACAATATCCGGGACAAGCTCGAGCGCCACGACCTGACCATGGATGACGTCATCAAATGCACCGTGTTTCTCGCTGACATCGACGAGTGGGGGGATTTCAATCAGGTCTACGCCCGCTACTTTGACAAAGGGCGCTTTCCGGCTCGCAGTGCGCTGGCGGCCTCCGGACTGGCCCTGAATGCCAGGGTAGAGGTGGAATGCCTGGCCGCGATGCAGGACAACTGA
- a CDS encoding alpha/beta hydrolase produces MPLLSLEDFDLHYEVTGSGPPTLLVHGLGSSGADWAFQVARLSSSYQLICPDLRGSGLSGKPVGPYSVHQLAADLWQLIDELGLQSCNLVGFSLGGAVALEMALQQGERADRLVMINALPTYRIDHWRKWMQAQLQLNLVRWLGLPHTARVIAKRIFPHEFQAPMRRRVEQVVGQNAKAPYLATLRALMDWCAADRLHQINKPTLFLSAEFDYTPAEEKRAFAEEIGAEFLLVKGSRHGTPFDAISATNRVLEAFLGQQPLPTNVSADDEAEFVANTEPATHANR; encoded by the coding sequence GTGCCGCTGCTAAGCCTGGAGGACTTCGATCTCCACTATGAAGTGACGGGATCCGGACCTCCCACCCTCCTGGTTCATGGCCTTGGATCGAGCGGCGCCGACTGGGCATTCCAGGTAGCGCGGCTCTCTTCGTCCTACCAGCTAATCTGCCCGGACCTGCGCGGGTCGGGCTTAAGTGGCAAACCCGTTGGCCCCTACAGTGTCCACCAGCTTGCGGCGGACTTGTGGCAGCTGATCGATGAGCTTGGTCTCCAGTCATGCAACTTGGTGGGATTTTCTCTCGGCGGCGCGGTGGCCCTGGAGATGGCGCTGCAGCAGGGCGAGCGTGCAGATCGACTGGTGATGATCAATGCGCTGCCAACCTACCGCATCGATCACTGGCGAAAGTGGATGCAGGCTCAGCTGCAGCTGAATCTGGTCCGCTGGCTGGGCTTACCCCATACCGCTCGGGTCATCGCCAAACGCATCTTTCCCCATGAGTTTCAGGCGCCGATGCGCCGTCGGGTCGAACAGGTTGTCGGGCAGAACGCCAAGGCACCCTACCTGGCAACGCTGCGGGCCCTGATGGACTGGTGCGCCGCCGATCGGCTTCACCAGATTAACAAGCCAACGCTGTTTCTTTCCGCAGAATTTGACTACACGCCGGCCGAAGAAAAGCGTGCGTTCGCCGAAGAGATCGGCGCCGAGTTTCTGCTGGTCAAAGGCTCGCGCCACGGCACACCGTTTGACGCCATCAGCGCAACCAATCGTGTGCTCGAAGCTTTCCTTGGCCAGCAGCCTCTTCCGACTAACGTCTCGGCAGATGACGAAGCCGAGTTTGTCGCCAACACGGAACCGGCAACCCACGCCAACCGCTAG
- a CDS encoding monooxygenase, producing MVRPPSIPVVVVVTFPVSGSMPEVALRELLEQTGPRYTNIPGLRRKYFLSGEDSGGGVYEWESRALAEQFYDQPWFDRMREQTGAKPTVQFFDSPAIADGVAHELAIYVADG from the coding sequence ATGGTGCGTCCGCCATCGATACCTGTTGTTGTTGTGGTCACGTTTCCGGTGTCGGGATCAATGCCGGAGGTGGCCCTCCGTGAACTTCTTGAGCAAACCGGTCCGCGCTATACCAACATCCCGGGACTGCGTCGTAAGTACTTTCTCTCCGGAGAAGACTCAGGCGGCGGTGTGTATGAGTGGGAGTCACGGGCGCTAGCCGAGCAGTTTTACGATCAGCCGTGGTTCGATCGGATGCGGGAACAGACCGGCGCCAAGCCGACGGTTCAGTTTTTCGACAGTCCGGCCATCGCGGACGGTGTCGCCCATGAGCTGGCGATTTACGTTGCTGACGGTTGA
- a CDS encoding phospholipase D-like domain-containing protein: protein MDVLSVYLLALLHIAPASWGVYHILLFKRDSRAAMGWIMACAFVPYGGPLAYFVFGINRVRTRARGMRRSPLAVRYELSRPRGNLLGPAAKGVAAVGQRITGRELTDSNAVEAFHNGDEAYPAMLAEIEGARSQILLATYIFKLDETGQTFVDALSAAAARGVDVMVLIDGVGELYSWRKPSRALDRRGVNIGRFLPPRLIPPSVYVNLRNHRKLLVVDHRVAYAGGMNIGDENCQSPAVPRAVTDVHFRLQGPVVTELEAVFHDDWRFATGQPIEVPEVVQSSSGGKARCRVVPDGPDDLLDALSFTIQGVVAGASDSVDIMTPYFLPSRELIAALQAAAHRGTRVRVVLPAKNNLFFVHWANRNLLLELIQWGIEVYYQPPPFCHSKLLCVDQEYCLIGSANLDPRSLRLNFELGVEVFCRDLNRELRTHMDRVIALSHPVTSDQLLSRSTLVRLRDSFVFLFSPYL, encoded by the coding sequence GTGGACGTCCTGTCTGTTTATCTCCTGGCTTTGCTGCATATCGCTCCCGCGTCCTGGGGCGTCTATCACATTCTGCTCTTTAAGCGCGATTCCCGGGCGGCCATGGGGTGGATCATGGCGTGCGCTTTTGTCCCTTATGGCGGTCCATTGGCCTACTTCGTGTTTGGTATCAATCGAGTCAGGACCCGAGCGCGAGGCATGCGGCGCTCCCCGTTGGCCGTCCGCTATGAGTTGAGCCGCCCCCGCGGCAACCTGCTCGGACCCGCCGCGAAGGGGGTTGCGGCTGTGGGCCAGCGAATCACCGGCCGTGAGCTAACCGATAGCAACGCCGTGGAGGCGTTCCACAACGGCGATGAGGCCTATCCGGCTATGCTGGCGGAAATCGAGGGCGCCCGAAGCCAGATTTTGCTGGCCACCTACATTTTCAAGCTCGACGAAACCGGCCAGACCTTTGTCGACGCGCTGAGTGCCGCAGCGGCCCGGGGGGTGGACGTCATGGTGCTGATCGACGGAGTCGGTGAGCTGTATTCCTGGCGAAAGCCCTCCCGCGCGCTCGACCGACGAGGCGTCAACATAGGTCGGTTCTTGCCGCCTCGCCTGATCCCCCCCAGCGTCTACGTCAATCTGCGCAATCACCGCAAGCTGCTGGTGGTCGATCACCGGGTCGCCTACGCCGGGGGGATGAACATCGGTGATGAAAACTGCCAGAGCCCGGCCGTGCCCCGCGCCGTGACCGACGTTCATTTCCGCCTGCAGGGCCCGGTGGTGACCGAGCTGGAGGCGGTATTCCATGATGACTGGCGCTTTGCGACCGGCCAGCCGATCGAGGTTCCCGAGGTGGTGCAGTCCAGTTCCGGCGGCAAAGCGCGATGCCGAGTGGTGCCCGACGGGCCGGACGACCTTTTGGATGCCCTGTCGTTCACGATTCAGGGCGTTGTGGCCGGCGCGTCGGATTCGGTCGACATCATGACACCCTATTTCTTGCCTAGCCGCGAACTGATTGCCGCCCTGCAGGCCGCGGCCCATCGGGGTACCCGCGTTCGTGTGGTGTTGCCCGCGAAAAACAACCTGTTTTTTGTGCACTGGGCCAACCGCAACCTGCTGCTTGAGCTGATCCAGTGGGGGATTGAGGTCTATTACCAACCCCCACCTTTTTGCCATTCCAAGCTGCTGTGCGTCGACCAGGAATACTGTTTGATCGGTTCAGCCAACCTTGATCCCCGGAGCCTGCGGCTGAATTTTGAGCTCGGCGTCGAGGTGTTCTGTCGCGACCTAAACCGCGAGCTTCGGACACACATGGATCGGGTGATCGCCCTCAGCCATCCTGTGACCAGCGATCAGCTTTTGAGTCGATCGACGCTGGTCAGGCTGAGAGACTCGTTTGTCTTCCTGTTTTCTCCCTATCTATGA
- a CDS encoding TIGR02450 family Trp-rich protein, with protein MNQINPRKLMRSKWTAATPVNREKHFMVTKVEFDEDGTVVYCELEAVMSKRTQSIDWRELKDVSRWRFGWR; from the coding sequence TTGAACCAGATCAATCCCCGCAAGCTGATGCGCAGCAAGTGGACCGCCGCGACGCCAGTCAACCGGGAGAAGCATTTTATGGTGACCAAAGTCGAGTTCGATGAAGACGGCACGGTGGTGTACTGCGAACTGGAAGCCGTGATGAGCAAGCGCACGCAGTCGATCGACTGGCGCGAGCTGAAGGACGTCTCCCGCTGGCGTTTCGGTTGGCGCTAA
- a CDS encoding phosphatase PAP2 family protein: MPRKYICPLLAVVLCWLSPAQADLKEAGEVGVILLPASALAATLLYEEGNEGAMQLLKSYVVSELVTETLKTVIDKERPTGSCCTAFPSGHASKAFTAAHFIQRRYGWRYGTAAYGAAAFVAYSRVESDRHDEADVIAGALIGIASSHLFTTRYKDLQVSPLAQDGYVGLSISGRF; this comes from the coding sequence TTGCCTCGGAAATACATCTGTCCACTGCTCGCCGTAGTCCTCTGCTGGCTTAGCCCGGCGCAGGCTGATCTCAAGGAGGCGGGTGAGGTTGGCGTCATATTGCTGCCGGCTTCTGCGCTCGCTGCGACGCTCCTATATGAGGAAGGCAACGAGGGCGCCATGCAGCTGCTCAAATCCTATGTGGTTAGCGAGCTGGTCACCGAAACGCTAAAGACGGTGATCGATAAGGAACGGCCCACCGGTAGCTGCTGTACCGCGTTTCCGTCCGGGCATGCCAGCAAGGCGTTCACGGCGGCGCATTTTATCCAGCGTCGCTACGGCTGGCGCTACGGCACGGCAGCCTACGGTGCTGCCGCATTTGTGGCCTACAGTCGGGTCGAGTCGGATAGGCACGACGAGGCGGATGTGATTGCGGGCGCGCTGATCGGCATCGCGAGCAGCCACCTATTCACGACCCGGTATAAGGATCTGCAGGTATCACCCCTCGCTCAGGACGGTTACGTGGGCCTATCGATCAGCGGTCGTTTTTGA
- a CDS encoding bifunctional UDP-sugar hydrolase/5'-nucleotidase yields the protein MRSLRILLLSVAAMLAAGCAVRENRPDTFTLTVIGSNDIHGELAARDGPGGLETFSGYVDALRAARNADGGEVLLIDAGDMWQGTLASNLNEGRAAVAAFNAMGYDAAAVGNHEFDFGPVGDLAIPESAADDPRGALKQRAREAQYPLLAANLHQKDGGDRWLADNVMPSVMLNRSGFKIGVIGVMTARALDATIAANVMDLVVRPLVPTIEAEARQLRGRGADLVIVAAHAGGRCQSFEDPEDLSSCRMESEIFRVAEALPPGLVDQIVAGHVHQGVAHRVNGIVITSAFSNTRAFDRVDYRIERTSGKILGQKIFPPQLIVSGNRYEGRSVKPNPAVVEIARQATADAEELKNRLLGVRLSGEFGLQGSPDSALGNLFTHAIYESIEVDIALQNVVGGLRQPLPAGELTYGDLFMTFPFDNRLVLFDITGRELRRVLASEARRGARTAGIAGVAAEIECQDDVLSVRMTHRDGWIVEDDDKLSVGTSDYLALGGANVLTAIIPEGGFPIDTSLPLIRDILIDWLAKQPLALDPATFTTREQQNWFRPESLPASCVFSEP from the coding sequence ATGAGGAGTCTAAGGATCCTGCTACTCAGCGTGGCCGCGATGCTGGCGGCTGGCTGCGCCGTCCGGGAAAATCGGCCGGACACCTTCACGCTGACGGTGATCGGCAGCAACGATATCCACGGGGAGCTGGCGGCACGCGACGGCCCTGGGGGACTCGAAACGTTCTCTGGCTATGTCGACGCCCTCCGTGCGGCTCGCAACGCCGACGGCGGCGAGGTGCTGCTGATCGATGCCGGCGATATGTGGCAGGGCACCCTGGCATCCAACCTGAATGAAGGGCGCGCCGCCGTGGCGGCTTTCAACGCCATGGGTTATGACGCGGCGGCAGTCGGCAACCATGAGTTCGACTTTGGGCCGGTCGGAGACCTGGCGATCCCGGAGTCGGCAGCCGACGATCCGCGTGGGGCTCTGAAACAGCGGGCCCGCGAGGCGCAATATCCGCTGCTCGCTGCCAACCTCCACCAAAAGGACGGCGGCGATCGGTGGCTGGCTGACAACGTGATGCCCTCAGTCATGCTCAATCGTAGCGGCTTTAAGATCGGAGTGATCGGCGTTATGACGGCGCGAGCCCTGGATGCAACCATCGCCGCCAACGTCATGGACCTTGTCGTCAGACCGCTCGTGCCAACGATTGAAGCGGAAGCTCGGCAGCTGCGGGGCCGCGGTGCTGATCTGGTCATCGTCGCGGCCCATGCCGGCGGACGATGCCAGTCTTTCGAAGATCCCGAGGATCTCTCAAGCTGTCGGATGGAAAGCGAGATCTTTCGAGTTGCCGAGGCGCTGCCACCGGGGCTGGTCGACCAGATTGTCGCCGGCCACGTCCATCAGGGCGTCGCTCATCGGGTCAATGGGATCGTGATCACCTCCGCTTTTTCCAATACCCGGGCCTTCGACCGAGTGGACTATCGCATTGAGAGAACCAGCGGAAAGATCCTCGGCCAAAAGATCTTCCCACCCCAGCTCATTGTTTCCGGCAACCGCTATGAAGGCCGCAGCGTTAAACCAAACCCGGCGGTCGTCGAGATTGCCCGCCAGGCCACGGCAGACGCGGAGGAACTGAAGAACCGACTGCTCGGCGTTCGGCTCAGCGGTGAATTTGGACTCCAGGGCAGCCCGGACTCAGCGCTCGGCAACCTGTTTACCCATGCGATTTATGAATCGATCGAGGTTGATATCGCGCTACAGAATGTCGTCGGCGGACTGCGCCAACCGTTGCCGGCAGGTGAGCTGACTTACGGCGACCTGTTCATGACGTTTCCCTTCGACAACCGCCTCGTGCTGTTTGACATCACCGGCCGCGAGCTTCGACGGGTTTTGGCCTCCGAAGCAAGGCGCGGAGCACGTACCGCCGGTATTGCCGGGGTTGCGGCTGAGATCGAATGTCAGGACGATGTCCTCAGTGTTCGTATGACACACCGCGATGGGTGGATTGTTGAGGATGACGATAAGTTGAGCGTCGGAACCAGCGACTACCTGGCCCTTGGGGGCGCCAACGTGTTGACCGCCATCATTCCCGAAGGCGGCTTTCCCATCGACACCAGCCTTCCGCTGATCAGGGACATCCTGATCGACTGGCTCGCCAAGCAGCCCTTGGCCTTGGACCCAGCGACCTTCACAACCCGGGAGCAGCAGAATTGGTTTCGGCCCGAGTCGCTGCCGGCCAGCTGTGTGTTTAGCGAGCCCTGA
- a CDS encoding cohesin domain-containing protein, which produces MTSKIPTKPLLMLCILLATLVFMSPSFSQPLVDVGSGITVAGDTVTVDIQFDGGDLDISAVDFEIGFPTEFLTFESCSALLAEGISAACRDQPGRVTFLGFSFFLEALPNGFIGRVTFRVTSDLPGPATILLSILSENYSDTQAQVIDPSGDSSGGFVRVIAPGEPNAVDRFEDDDTPLSARASDSSMIRSDSHAFDSDTDEDWVLVDMGQGTFQFDVCNGMCGDGGEITPNVEVFGPDRIIDENAAPIAEYNQCDQGSGPPPGTEVVGAEPPVLPDNQVYLLRIRDCYGLHGPEFPYDLFMNVETVDQQAAMIIGNVTAGEASVPIGAFLFVSSSQVTATNPEDGAYGTVVDPGEDLEVTIMSGSAQTQTFMVPALAPMEVRTVDLRVIANLVFTDGFE; this is translated from the coding sequence ATGACGAGCAAGATACCGACAAAGCCCCTGCTGATGCTTTGTATCCTGCTGGCGACTCTTGTCTTTATGTCGCCCTCTTTTTCTCAGCCGCTGGTTGATGTCGGTTCGGGTATCACGGTTGCCGGCGATACCGTCACGGTAGACATCCAATTCGATGGCGGCGACCTGGACATCTCCGCGGTAGATTTTGAGATCGGGTTTCCTACCGAATTTCTTACCTTCGAAAGCTGCTCAGCCCTTCTCGCCGAGGGCATCAGCGCCGCGTGTCGCGACCAGCCTGGAAGGGTGACCTTTCTCGGCTTTTCATTTTTTCTGGAAGCGTTGCCTAACGGCTTCATTGGCCGTGTGACGTTCCGCGTTACGTCAGACTTGCCTGGCCCAGCCACGATCCTGCTGTCGATCCTCTCTGAGAACTACTCTGACACGCAGGCGCAGGTGATCGACCCTTCGGGTGATTCTTCGGGCGGATTTGTCCGAGTTATCGCTCCGGGTGAACCAAACGCCGTCGATCGATTCGAAGATGACGATACGCCCTTGAGCGCCAGGGCGAGCGATAGTTCGATGATCCGCTCTGACAGTCACGCGTTCGACTCCGACACCGACGAAGACTGGGTGCTGGTCGACATGGGGCAGGGCACATTCCAATTCGACGTTTGCAACGGCATGTGCGGGGATGGCGGCGAGATCACCCCCAACGTGGAGGTTTTCGGTCCTGATCGAATCATCGACGAAAACGCAGCCCCGATCGCGGAATACAACCAGTGTGATCAAGGCAGTGGTCCGCCGCCCGGCACCGAAGTTGTCGGGGCCGAGCCGCCAGTTCTCCCGGACAATCAGGTGTACCTGCTGAGGATCCGCGACTGCTACGGACTGCACGGCCCAGAGTTCCCTTACGACCTGTTCATGAACGTCGAGACCGTAGACCAGCAGGCCGCGATGATCATCGGTAACGTGACAGCGGGTGAGGCCAGCGTGCCGATTGGAGCTTTCCTGTTTGTCAGCAGCAGCCAGGTGACCGCTACCAACCCAGAGGATGGCGCCTACGGAACGGTCGTTGATCCGGGTGAGGACCTGGAGGTGACCATCATGTCGGGCTCAGCCCAGACGCAGACGTTTATGGTGCCGGCGCTGGCACCCATGGAAGTGCGGACTGTCGATCTCCGCGTAATCGCCAATCTCGTTTTTACCGACGGCTTCGAATAG
- a CDS encoding MFS transporter — protein MLNRDLLILFCCQLVAATGSVVMVTLGSIIGAQLTRVPALATLPISLMVVITALSTIPAALVMRRYGRPVGFAVGCLSALTASALTLWAVSQGSFLGFCCAMSALGINMAFSQQYRFAAIESVGRARAGRAVSFVLLGAVGGALLGPYLVQHAARVNPSAPYDLALLVLCGLYLLGAFLVGALRMAKPTEDTAMSDRGRSVRDLLRQPVFVVAVLGGTAGYGVMSFLMTATPLSMHEVDGYSLAETAAVIRAHVLGMYLPSLVSGFLIDRLGVLKMMTAGALLLLAALVTGMDGHSLGHYTWALILLGVGWNFLYVGGTTMLTFAYRDSERFRAQAFNEFCVFGTAATGSLLAGTTMHLFGWFNTAAVPLPLLVIMLGALFWVRRSPLLARQGKTAEQTG, from the coding sequence ATGTTGAATCGCGACCTGCTCATCTTGTTCTGCTGCCAGCTGGTGGCGGCCACCGGTTCGGTAGTGATGGTGACGCTCGGCAGCATCATCGGTGCACAGCTTACCCGGGTGCCGGCACTGGCCACGCTGCCAATTTCCCTGATGGTCGTCATCACCGCGCTCAGCACCATTCCTGCGGCGCTGGTGATGCGCCGCTATGGCCGCCCGGTCGGTTTTGCCGTCGGCTGTCTGTCAGCACTGACGGCATCCGCGCTGACGCTGTGGGCCGTGTCCCAGGGGAGCTTCCTGGGCTTTTGCTGCGCCATGAGTGCCCTGGGGATCAACATGGCGTTTTCCCAGCAGTACCGTTTTGCCGCCATCGAGAGTGTTGGCCGGGCTCGCGCGGGCAGAGCCGTTTCTTTTGTGCTCCTGGGGGCGGTCGGCGGCGCGTTGCTCGGGCCTTATCTTGTCCAGCATGCCGCCCGCGTTAACCCCTCGGCACCCTACGATCTTGCGCTGCTGGTGCTGTGCGGTCTGTATCTGCTTGGCGCGTTTCTCGTTGGTGCCCTGAGGATGGCTAAACCCACGGAGGACACCGCAATGTCGGACCGCGGGCGGTCGGTGCGCGACCTTCTTCGGCAGCCGGTTTTTGTCGTCGCGGTGCTCGGCGGCACCGCTGGCTACGGCGTGATGAGTTTCCTGATGACGGCCACCCCGCTCAGCATGCACGAGGTGGACGGCTATTCGCTGGCTGAGACAGCGGCGGTCATCCGGGCGCACGTGCTGGGTATGTACTTACCCTCGCTGGTGTCCGGTTTTCTGATCGACCGGCTAGGCGTCTTGAAAATGATGACCGCGGGTGCGCTGCTGCTGCTGGCCGCGCTAGTTACCGGCATGGACGGGCATTCGCTTGGGCACTACACGTGGGCGCTGATTTTGCTCGGCGTGGGCTGGAATTTTCTCTACGTCGGTGGAACCACCATGCTGACTTTCGCCTATCGGGACAGCGAACGGTTTCGGGCACAGGCATTCAACGAGTTTTGTGTCTTCGGCACGGCCGCTACCGGGTCACTGTTGGCTGGCACCACTATGCACCTGTTCGGCTGGTTCAACACGGCGGCGGTGCCGCTGCCGCTGCTGGTCATCATGCTGGGCGCGCTGTTCTGGGTGCGGCGCAGCCCGCTGCTGGCGCGGCAAGGAAAGACCGCAGAGCAGACGGGGTGA
- a CDS encoding molybdopterin-dependent oxidoreductase, whose amino-acid sequence MSQFANRFPDQPSTVSLAIGGDVEQPLELSDELKKLERVGQTSDFHCVTTWSVSGLSWSGYRFADLYRKLVLPLARPVADAEFVLLRCQDGFRTSLPLEDLMGDDVMLADTLNGEPLSIAHGAPLRLVAPGHYGYKNAKHLAAIEFWREEFHFRPWYLRWMMHQRGRVALEERARGIPGTLLRHVYRPFVDQTARLFDRHLKRFEKDR is encoded by the coding sequence ATGAGCCAATTCGCGAACCGGTTTCCGGACCAGCCGAGCACCGTTTCGCTGGCTATCGGCGGCGACGTCGAGCAACCGCTGGAGCTCAGCGACGAACTGAAAAAGCTCGAGCGTGTCGGCCAAACGTCTGACTTCCACTGCGTGACGACCTGGAGCGTCAGTGGCTTAAGCTGGAGTGGATACCGCTTTGCCGACCTGTATCGAAAGCTGGTGCTGCCGCTGGCGCGGCCGGTGGCGGATGCAGAGTTTGTGCTGCTGCGCTGCCAGGACGGTTTCCGAACCAGCCTGCCGCTGGAAGACCTGATGGGGGATGACGTCATGCTCGCTGATACGCTGAACGGTGAGCCCCTGAGCATCGCCCACGGCGCGCCGCTGCGCCTAGTCGCGCCAGGCCACTACGGATATAAGAACGCGAAGCACCTGGCGGCGATTGAATTTTGGCGGGAGGAATTTCACTTCCGGCCGTGGTATCTGCGCTGGATGATGCACCAGAGGGGCAGGGTGGCCCTGGAAGAGCGTGCTCGTGGGATTCCGGGAACGCTTCTGCGCCACGTTTATCGGCCATTTGTCGACCAGACGGCTCGCTTGTTCGACCGCCATCTGAAGCGATTTGAAAAAGACCGCTGA
- a CDS encoding TetR/AcrR family transcriptional regulator encodes MSTFSEQDVFRTVSRQMSGEGAVTFRSLVKETGVSIGSLYHRFDSREGLLAETWADALTSFQRRFLAALEDDDEDAGVNAALATPRFCRAEPERAALLACCRASEFLSAATPSAIRDCINDGNDEVQRTVRRYASRVGLSLQACRMGLMAFPLGAVRAYLPNRVVPHSVDRYVSAAFRAIEAADRKLDAPKD; translated from the coding sequence GTGTCAACATTTTCGGAGCAGGACGTGTTCCGGACGGTGAGCCGCCAGATGAGCGGCGAGGGGGCGGTAACGTTTCGTTCGCTGGTCAAAGAAACCGGTGTCTCCATCGGCTCGCTGTACCACCGGTTTGACTCGCGAGAGGGATTGCTCGCCGAAACCTGGGCGGACGCGCTGACGAGTTTTCAGAGACGTTTTCTTGCGGCGCTGGAGGATGACGACGAAGACGCGGGAGTGAACGCGGCGTTGGCCACACCGCGCTTCTGCCGCGCTGAACCCGAGAGGGCAGCGCTGCTGGCCTGCTGCCGCGCTTCGGAGTTTCTGTCCGCGGCGACGCCCTCGGCAATCCGCGATTGCATCAACGACGGCAACGACGAGGTGCAGCGGACGGTCAGGCGCTACGCGTCACGCGTCGGTCTGTCGCTGCAGGCATGCCGGATGGGTCTGATGGCCTTTCCGCTGGGGGCCGTTCGCGCCTACCTGCCGAATCGAGTGGTGCCTCACAGCGTTGATCGCTACGTTTCGGCCGCGTTCAGAGCCATCGAGGCAGCAGACCGAAAGCTGGACGCTCCGAAAGACTGA
- a CDS encoding Lrp/AsnC family transcriptional regulator: MDSKDRKLITLLRDNARTSVVDLARALGVSRATVQNRMRRLEAQGVISGYTVKLGAELSSTAVRALMSIKTESAEEAAVIARLRGHPQVTAVHHTTGRWDLIAEVQTDALASFNHIVGEIRLLPGISATESNLLLESFE; encoded by the coding sequence CTGGACAGTAAAGATCGGAAGCTGATTACGCTGCTTCGTGATAACGCCAGAACGTCCGTGGTGGACCTGGCGCGGGCCCTCGGCGTTTCCCGGGCGACCGTGCAGAACCGCATGCGGCGCCTCGAAGCGCAGGGGGTGATTTCGGGTTACACCGTCAAGCTGGGCGCTGAGCTATCCAGCACGGCGGTGCGCGCGCTGATGAGCATCAAGACGGAGAGTGCTGAAGAGGCCGCGGTGATCGCTCGATTGCGCGGCCATCCGCAGGTCACGGCGGTTCATCACACGACCGGGCGCTGGGATTTGATCGCCGAAGTCCAAACCGACGCGCTCGCGTCGTTCAACCATATCGTCGGCGAGATCCGGCTCCTGCCCGGCATTTCGGCGACCGAATCCAATTTGCTGCTGGAGTCTTTCGAGTAG
- a CDS encoding ornithine cyclodeaminase: MTRFVDVPTVSRMINRIGPAEFVRGMADTMREDFCRWERFDKCARVASHSDVGVIEIMPISDQQRYGFKYVNGHPGNPARGVSTVMAFGALADVDTGYPVLLSELTLVTAFRTAAASAIAAQALARPESRTLGLIGCGAQSEFQVLAFHTLLGIEEVRIFDIDPAAMEKLRRHMTRFPDLRVLPAASAAEAVRGADIVTTCTADKTWATILTPDMVEPGMHINGVGGDCPGKTELHVDVLRGAKIFVEYEAQTRIEGDIQQLPADYPVHDLWRAIADPTAGRDDPDQVTIFDSVGFALEDFSALRYVHRMALELEEGQDIALIPELDDPKDLFERVIDNAGQSVSRKAA; the protein is encoded by the coding sequence ATGACCCGATTTGTCGACGTACCAACCGTCAGCCGTATGATCAACCGCATCGGCCCAGCCGAGTTTGTGAGAGGCATGGCTGACACCATGCGGGAAGACTTCTGCCGCTGGGAGCGCTTTGATAAATGCGCGCGGGTGGCGAGCCACAGCGATGTCGGCGTCATCGAGATCATGCCGATCTCCGACCAGCAGCGTTATGGGTTTAAGTACGTCAACGGACACCCGGGCAACCCCGCGCGAGGAGTCTCCACCGTCATGGCCTTTGGGGCGCTGGCCGATGTGGACACCGGCTATCCGGTGCTGCTGTCCGAGCTGACGCTGGTGACCGCGTTTCGAACAGCTGCCGCCTCCGCGATTGCTGCCCAGGCGCTAGCGCGGCCGGAGTCGCGGACACTAGGCCTGATCGGGTGTGGCGCACAAAGCGAGTTCCAGGTACTGGCGTTTCACACGCTGCTAGGAATCGAAGAGGTCCGCATCTTTGACATCGACCCTGCCGCCATGGAGAAACTGCGTCGCCATATGACGCGCTTCCCGGATCTGCGAGTTCTGCCCGCCGCTTCCGCCGCCGAGGCCGTTCGCGGCGCTGACATTGTGACCACCTGCACCGCCGACAAAACCTGGGCCACCATCTTGACCCCGGACATGGTTGAGCCAGGAATGCATATCAACGGTGTTGGTGGCGACTGCCCCGGCAAAACCGAGCTGCACGTCGACGTGCTGCGGGGCGCCAAGATTTTCGTCGAGTATGAGGCGCAAACCCGAATTGAAGGGGACATCCAGCAGCTGCCGGCGGATTATCCCGTCCACGATCTTTGGCGCGCGATTGCGGATCCGACAGCGGGTCGAGACGATCCGGATCAGGTCACGATTTTTGATTCGGTCGGCTTTGCCCTGGAAGACTTTTCCGCCCTGCGCTACGTCCATCGGATGGCGCTGGAGCTGGAAGAAGGCCAGGACATTGCGCTGATCCCGGAGCTCGACGACCCGAAGGATCTGTTCGAGCGCGTCATCGACAATGCCGGCCAGTCGGTCAGCCGAAAGGCCGCCTGA